The Ramlibacter algicola genome segment GGCCTTGGCCGCGATCTGCGACAGGGCGCGGTTGTGGTCCAGGCGGAGCATGGCGGTGAAGTTCTCGCGCGGCAGCGAGGGCGCGCTCTTCATCGCGATGTAGGCGTTGGTGTTGGCCGGGTTGCCGACCACCAGCACCTTCACGTTGCGGCTGGCGACCTTGTCCAGCGCCTTGCCCTGCGCCGTGAAGATGGCGCCGTTGACGGCCAGCAGCTCGGCGCGTTCCATGCCCGGGCCGCGCGGACGCGAGCCGACCAGCAGCGCGTAGTCGGTGTCCTTGAACGCGGTCATCGGGTCGCTATGCGCTTCCATGCCGGCCAGCAGCGGGAACGCGCAGTCCTCGAGCTCCATCATCACGCCCTTGAGGGCCTTCTGCGCCTTCTCGTCCGGGATCTCCAGCAGCTGCAGGATCACCGGCTGGTCCTTGCCGAGCATCTCGCCCGAGGCGATGCGGAACAGGAGGGCGTAACCGATCTGGCCGGCGGCGCCGGTGACGGCGACGCGGACGGGCTTCTTGGACATGGAAGGTTCTCCGGTGGAAGGTTGCGAATCGGCGCGGAGCCTGGGAGCGCGCCGCGGCGCACGGCCGGGGGCGAGGCCCTCGCGGGACAGCCCGTGATTGTACCCATGGCGACCCTGGCGCGGCAATTTGTCTTATGTCTTATAGAAGATATGATCGGGCCTCGGACGCCCTCCCG includes the following:
- a CDS encoding malate dehydrogenase, whose translation is MSKKPVRVAVTGAAGQIGYALLFRIASGEMLGKDQPVILQLLEIPDEKAQKALKGVMMELEDCAFPLLAGMEAHSDPMTAFKDTDYALLVGSRPRGPGMERAELLAVNGAIFTAQGKALDKVASRNVKVLVVGNPANTNAYIAMKSAPSLPRENFTAMLRLDHNRALSQIAAKAKVAVADIEKMTVWGNHSPTMYADYRFATVGGKSVKDMINDQAWNADTFLPTVGKRGAAIIEARGLSSAASAANAAIDHMRDWALGTNGKWVTMGIPSNGDYGIPKDVMFGFPVTTANGKYEVVKGLPIDEFSQDRINKTLKELQDEQAGVAHLL